acactttttccttcccacagacttcccactgaggtgccttgatacagcactctgggaacagcctattcgttcagaaatgtctttctgtgtcttaccctcttgcttgagggtgtcaatagtggccttctggacagcagtcaggtcggcagtcttacccatgattggggttttgagtgatgaaccaggctgggagttttaaaggcctcaggaatcttttgcaggtgtttagagttaactcgttgattcagatgattaggttcatagctcgtttagagacccttttaatgatatgataattttgtgagataggaattttgggttttcatgagctgtatgccaaaatcatctgtattaagacaataaaagacctgaaatatttcagttagtgtgcaatgaatctaaaatatatgaatgttaaattttcatcatgacattatggaaaataatgaactttatcacaatatgctaatattttgagaaggacctgtatgttgatCTTAATGGGCAtcaaccagaaccaaacactATCAAACCAGATTGCCACTGTGTACTTAAAACCATGTTACATCCATGTACTTTTGCAATAgcgatttttaaataaaattttcctAACCAATTTATATTCATACAAGTCCTCATCCACACTGTTCCACAAACTGCCATGGACATTCTCCTTATTGTATGTTTTCTAAAACTTACCCTTCACTTGTATTTCTtccagactttaaaaaaaatattttctggtaactggttatttctgttcattattTGACCAGTTTTGAATTTGACAAGATCTATAAATTTGGTCCTGATTCACTTGAATTTGTGCTACCCCCACTTTATGAACTAtcttcatttcttttatttgtagTGTGCAAAGTGGCTGTAAACAAGAGTCTGTAGTGATTCAGCACATGCCTTTTTTTGTCCAGcattgctttttgtattttgaaaatgtatattCCTGATGCATATCTTGTTTGCTAAAGAAAGATTTCTTCAACTAATTCCAATAATGCTAGAgatctttttttaaaaccagactGCTAGAAAGAAGCTTGTGTTTCTCAGTGAAGTAATCTAATATGTAGTTTTTCAGAATCTTGGATAGCTAAGAAACATTCCTCTAATTAGCAAAATGATGCCTCTTACCTGCATTACAAAAAGGTGTATTACTATTAATAGCATGAAAATAAAGTAAGTATTAACCCCACTACTTCTtccatttctttacttttcaaaAAACATTCATGGTAAGTTACATTGTTAGATGCATTTCTTATAGTACAGTTTAATAATTTTCACATACCTTTAATGTTATTCTGCAATATTTCAGAATATTCCTTTTTAGGAGATTCTAATAATATTAAGTCTCAattttgaaaaactaatttagtTTGAGGAGCTGAATACATACAGTTTAGTAGACATGCCACTTTTTTTTGTGTCCTAGAATGGTCCCTTCATTTCAAACGTGTTACTTTTTGTTGGCGAAAAAACAAATATcgtaataaaatacatttgtctGTGATTGTTACTAGAGAAAAAGTGAAAATTATACTCTTACAACACAATTAAGAATTTTTTTTAGCACCAATTGTGTTGTCCAGTGTAGAAAGGACACAGGAAACACAGGTTGTGGTTGTTAGAGAATTGGGTGCAGTTTTTACTCTTGGCCTTTCAGTCTTTGTTGCCGAGTaattaagtaaaaacaaaaaatatcttaCTAGCCCTTCCACATCATTAACAATACAGTACACAAGTATTAGATACAGGCACTTTACAGAAACAACCCCTTTAATTGGCATTTTATACCATCCATAACATAAATGCATTTGAAAAGAGAAAATCCCAAAACCACAAAGACATCCTAACAGGATAAACAACTAACTGTAATGTCTCAACATTTTTCACTGCTGTACCACAAGTACCAGAAAAGCACCAGGGGtatcagaaaattaaaaacattcatctctcatggaaaaaacaaacatgaaagtgaaaGGCTGTGCACCAAAGTTCACAAACACAATAATGCCTCAACTTCCAGAGCACGATCCCACTCACAGCATATTGAGAATGGTACCGGTGATAGGGTCCCTCTAATTACTCTCCCACTCCTGAAACAAGCATGATGCCACAAAAAACCATCAATCCAATGACAGACGTTCCCTTCACAAAAGCCTTGGAAAGTTAACAGatgttaaagtattttaaaatgcaatCACATCCTTAAAAACAATGCCGTCTTAAGAAAATAGCTGATAAAAATATTCTCTGCATTTAACAAAAAGGAGTACAGGTAATCAGCTCCACTACTCTGcctctttctcctcttcagcCTCGTCTTCCTTTTGATCTGCctgatcatctgctgctgtggcCTGTAGATGaacaaagcaaaacatgttTCGTAGTTCttgctttgaaaaagaaaaccgAATCCATTAGATGCTAGTTGTATCGTACCTCCTCAGCTTTGGCTTCTCCGTTTTCTGCAGGAACTTCTTTCTCTGCCTGGGCCTCTTTCTTCTCCTCTGCCTTGGCCTTTGCAGGCTCCTTTACCTTCTTGGTCTTCGGAGGGGCCTGTCATGAACATCAATGCAAAGCATGGCCACGTTAAAAGGATTGAGGAAAGAACTAGATAGATTGTTTTTCAATCAAACAGCTAGAAATGGTTCTCTTTGGGTTACAAGGATTGCCACTTCCCCTACAGCCTCTTTTCCATGACCTCTACTTTGGCCGGCTCTTCTCTACTCAGCCCGTTTTGAGAACGTTTCCGTTTCTGGCTTTTAAGTACATAGGGCCGGAATGGCCAAGGATGTGGTCAGCCATATGAGTCCGTGACAGAACAACCGGCATTTCCCAAGCTCGCTACGCTACAGGCAAGCCATGGAGTCCTCACAAAAAAACCAACAAGGCACCAGTCGTTAGTGCAGCTGCATCACAAACACTACTGTTCAACAAAATCCATGGCTGGCTTAAGAGACCCGCAATTTGTTTCCACATGCAGGATTTCATGACTACAGAGGTAAGTGGTACAGGTAGGATGTCATGTTAAAGTGGCAGGACAGAGCTGAACGCTGCATTTTAGTGTTTTGACGAGTAAAGCATAAAAAGAGCTTgacatttgaaaataaactgtAGATAACAGCTATGCGGAAAGCTGCAGTGCCTTGCATAATATGTTACAGTGACAAACCCAATTTAAAGCAACAGACCAACAAAGtagtgaagtggaaagaaattacatgttttttaggagaaaaaaaaagtcagattttctttttcttatgcAGTTGTTTTCTTACCGATTAAGTTACTGGATTGCCTTCTTAGCCCCATTCAGCTTCCATTCCCAAAGCATGACACTGCCCCCACAATATATCACTATGGGGATGGTGCATCCATTTGTAGTTTCCAGGcacaaatagcattttgcaAATGGCCCAACAAGTTAAACAGTGATTtcgtctgaccagagcactttcggTCGTCTCCCCTTCATAATTTCTGGCAAACCGAGGTCACATCTACATGGAGCTGAAGACGGCATCCTCACAGAAAAGTTTGGCCGCTATGCCCGCAATAGGGGTTGTAATACGTATGCCATGCCTGTGAGTGGTGCAGTAATGCTGCCACAAAAGTAGTGTTGTGGGAAGAAGAGCAGTAACAGTACCTTCTCTGGTTGTTGAGGAATTTAGCACCTGTAGCAAacgtaccgtattttccgcactataaggcgcaccggattataaggcgcaccttcaatgaatggcctattttagaacttttttcatatatagggcgcaccggattataaggcgcatagaatagaagctactgcagtcaaacgtttgactggggttgcgttatgcatccactagatggagctgtgctaaagagaatgtcaacaaaacagtcagataagtcagtcagtcaaactttattaatacactacaaaccagcgttctgataactccattcactctcatggtaaggtctcctctacatagaattctattgaatagagccaaccgcacgttaggaatgcat
This genomic window from Girardinichthys multiradiatus isolate DD_20200921_A chromosome 18, DD_fGirMul_XY1, whole genome shotgun sequence contains:
- the si:ch73-281n10.2 gene encoding non-histone chromosomal protein HMG-14A-like; translated protein: MGRKKATSDADAAAEPRRKSQRLSEKETQEKPQPEKTKAPPKTKKVKEPAKAKAEEKKEAQAEKEVPAENGEAKAEEATAADDQADQKEDEAEEEKEAE